A single Ziziphus jujuba cultivar Dongzao chromosome 11, ASM3175591v1 DNA region contains:
- the LOC107431841 gene encoding ras-related protein RHN1 isoform X2: protein MARSGNKNIQAKLESTIGAAFFTQVLSLNEATIKFDIWDTAGQERYHSLAPMYYRGAAAAVVVYDITSMESFIRAKKWVLELQRQGNPNLIMFLAANKADLEEKRKVGVEEGEQYAKENGLFFIETSAKSAQNVNELFYEIAKRLAKASPSRQTGMKLHRRSQESRRGIFCCSV from the exons ATGGCGAGATCAGGCAACAAGAACATACAAGCCAAGCTG GAATCAACAATTGGAGCAGCATTCTTTACTCAAGTTTTGTCGCTAAATGAAGCAACTATAAAGTTTGATATATGGGACACGGCGGGTCAGGAGAGGTACCATAGTCTGGCTCCAATGTACTATCGCGGTGCTGCTGCAGCGGTTGTAGTGTATGATATCACAAGCATG GAGTCATTTATCAGAGCCAAAAAATGGGTCCTAGAATTGCAAAGACAGG GAAATCCAAATTTGATCATGTTCTTGGCGGCCAACAAGGCCGACTtggaagagaagagaaaagtgGGAGTTGAG GAAGGTGAGCAATATGCCAAAGAAAACGGATTGTTTTTTATTGAAACGTCTGCAAAATCTGCACAGAATGTCAACGAGCTCTTTTATGAAATAG CGAAGAGATTGGCCAAAGCTAGCCCTTCGCGTCAAACAGGAATGAAATTACATAGGAGGTCACAAGAAAGTAGAAGAGGAATATTTTGTTGCTCTGTTTGA
- the LOC107431868 gene encoding uncharacterized protein LOC107431868 → MKGTSKVIMGATLVMVVSLAMVLGLILVLLAELYCSLLLRRREHRITTTSNTNNPATPDAPSATETAINTSSPSYPTQPQDQSAGQPLSSFYSQGVLRAPRSFLFPAISCKEDSVETKKQHCQLDQVIDIPKQEPNLIPCRIGIVSTPSPSISFAASPQVTGEEKEEADGGSNITRDEKEEAGGGSNITRNEKSCGGGGVGEHFVYISNPIYDNDGTRFSGVNTPFETPDSSPSRLEMAGSSSGEDEVSQPSPSSPSSPLTPPLTPMKKLPAEASSISLRNARSLATSGSESNTNNGLSSSSSGSPCTSPSW, encoded by the coding sequence ATGAAGGGCACATCAAAGGTGATAATGGGTGCCACATTGGTTATGGTGGTGAGTCTTGCCATGGTTTTAGGTCTAATCCTAGTCCTTCTAGCTGAGCTCTACTGCTCTCTTTTACTCCGAAGGCGTGAGCACAGAATCACCACCACCTCCAACACCAACAACCCAGCCACTCCAGATGCTCCTTCAGCCACCGAGACCGCCATTAACACCAGCTCTCCTTCTTACCCAACACAGCCTCAAGATCAGTCTGCGGGTCAGCCTCTCAGTAGTTTCTACTCTCAGGGGGTTCTTCGTGCTCCAAGGAGCTTCCTCTTCCCTGCAATTTCATGCAAAGAAGACAGCGTGGAAACGAAGAAGCAACATTGTCAGCTGGATCAGGTTATTGACATTCCAAAACAAGAACCAAACTTAATCCCCTGCAGAATCGGGATTGTATCGACTCCATCACCATCCATTTCCTTTGCAGCTTCCCCACAGGTAACTggagaagagaaagaagaagctgATGGTGGTAGTAATATTACTCGCGATGAGAAAGAAGAAGCTGGTGGTGGTAGCAATATTACTCGCAATGAGAAAagttgtggtggtggtggtgttggaGAGCATTTTGTGTACATTTCCAATCCCATTTATGACAATGATGGAACCAGATTCAGTGGAGTGAATACCCCATTTGAGACTCCGGATTCATCGCCTTCGAGATTAGAAATGGCGGGTTCTTCTTCAGGAGAAGATGAAGTTTCCCAACCATCCCCATCTAGTCCCTCAAGTCCATTAACACCTCCATTGACTCCCATGAAGAAGCTCCCAGCAGAGGCTAGTTCAATCTCTTTAAGAAATGCCAGATCTCTAGCCACTTCAGGTAGTGAATCAAATACTAACAATGGTCTCTCATCCTCATCGTCAGGTTCTCCTTGTACTTCTCCTTCATGGTGA
- the LOC107431841 gene encoding ras-related protein RHN1 isoform X1, whose amino-acid sequence MARSGNKNIQAKLVLLGDMGTGKTSLVLRFVKGQFFEYQESTIGAAFFTQVLSLNEATIKFDIWDTAGQERYHSLAPMYYRGAAAAVVVYDITSMESFIRAKKWVLELQRQGNPNLIMFLAANKADLEEKRKVGVEEGEQYAKENGLFFIETSAKSAQNVNELFYEIAKRLAKASPSRQTGMKLHRRSQESRRGIFCCSV is encoded by the exons ATGGCGAGATCAGGCAACAAGAACATACAAGCCAAGCTG GTACTTCTCGGGGATATGGGAACCGGGAAAACAAGTCTAGTATTGAGATTTGTCAAAGGCCAATTTTTCGAGTACCAG GAATCAACAATTGGAGCAGCATTCTTTACTCAAGTTTTGTCGCTAAATGAAGCAACTATAAAGTTTGATATATGGGACACGGCGGGTCAGGAGAGGTACCATAGTCTGGCTCCAATGTACTATCGCGGTGCTGCTGCAGCGGTTGTAGTGTATGATATCACAAGCATG GAGTCATTTATCAGAGCCAAAAAATGGGTCCTAGAATTGCAAAGACAGG GAAATCCAAATTTGATCATGTTCTTGGCGGCCAACAAGGCCGACTtggaagagaagagaaaagtgGGAGTTGAG GAAGGTGAGCAATATGCCAAAGAAAACGGATTGTTTTTTATTGAAACGTCTGCAAAATCTGCACAGAATGTCAACGAGCTCTTTTATGAAATAG CGAAGAGATTGGCCAAAGCTAGCCCTTCGCGTCAAACAGGAATGAAATTACATAGGAGGTCACAAGAAAGTAGAAGAGGAATATTTTGTTGCTCTGTTTGA